A single region of the Candidatus Methanomethylicota archaeon genome encodes:
- a CDS encoding ATPase, T2SS/T4P/T4SS family, translated as MDLEEVVSDLSAIKSGFIIDLISGGKITNKVIIPEVIINNIRREAKKGNILALEELINLKDIADQVGVIIEVRDNRRRIQEEDMAALDLAIDGNYPLVTSDEKIAKIAKSIGIEVIFGKAKLQGPPIFTKFFSEGVMSVHLKEGLIPRGKIGTPGSWRLENIGDKVLEASEIERIIQDIFERVEQGEGISEIDREGSKILMLDNYRVIITLPPFSDKPEITITKKLVDLEIEDYNLSQKLIKRFKERAEGILIAGAPGMGKTTFARALAKFYLRENKIIKTIESPRDLCLPSTVTQYSKSKSSSEEIHDVLLLSRPDYTFFDEMRDDDDFKIFTDLRLAGVGMVGVIHAATPIDAIQRFIGRVELGMIPSIIDTVIFINKGMVEKVYELETKVKIPHGLTESDLTRPVVLVRNFETKEVEYEIYVFGERTFVVPLKSKEKENVVISMINKVLERHIPMENVIIEENNEGVVIGIPTNIINYALKRCRKKIQKIEEKMGIRIIIKPI; from the coding sequence ATGGATTTAGAGGAAGTTGTTTCAGATTTATCAGCAATAAAATCAGGATTTATAATAGATTTAATTAGTGGAGGGAAGATTACAAATAAAGTAATAATACCAGAAGTTATTATCAATAATATAAGAAGAGAAGCTAAAAAAGGGAATATTTTAGCTTTAGAAGAATTAATAAATTTAAAAGATATTGCAGATCAAGTTGGAGTAATAATAGAAGTAAGGGATAATAGAAGAAGAATTCAAGAAGAGGACATGGCTGCTTTAGATTTAGCAATAGATGGTAATTATCCTTTAGTAACCTCTGATGAAAAAATTGCAAAAATAGCTAAATCTATAGGAATTGAAGTAATATTTGGAAAAGCAAAATTACAAGGCCCTCCTATATTTACAAAATTCTTTTCAGAAGGCGTTATGTCAGTACATCTTAAAGAAGGATTAATTCCAAGAGGTAAAATTGGAACACCAGGATCTTGGAGATTAGAAAATATTGGAGATAAAGTATTAGAAGCTAGTGAAATTGAGAGAATCATTCAAGATATATTTGAAAGAGTAGAACAAGGTGAAGGAATTTCAGAAATTGATAGAGAAGGATCAAAAATTTTAATGTTAGATAATTACAGAGTCATAATAACACTTCCACCTTTTTCAGATAAGCCAGAAATAACAATAACTAAAAAATTAGTAGATTTAGAAATTGAAGATTATAATCTTTCACAAAAATTAATAAAGAGATTTAAAGAGAGAGCTGAAGGTATATTAATAGCAGGAGCGCCAGGAATGGGAAAAACAACTTTTGCTAGAGCTCTTGCAAAATTCTATCTTAGAGAAAATAAAATTATAAAAACTATTGAATCTCCAAGAGATTTATGTTTACCAAGTACTGTAACTCAATATTCTAAATCAAAATCTTCATCAGAAGAAATTCATGATGTATTATTATTGAGTAGACCAGATTATACATTCTTTGATGAAATGAGAGATGATGATGACTTTAAAATATTTACTGATTTAAGATTAGCTGGAGTAGGCATGGTTGGAGTTATTCATGCAGCAACACCTATTGATGCTATACAAAGATTTATTGGTAGAGTTGAATTAGGAATGATTCCTTCAATAATTGATACTGTAATTTTTATAAATAAAGGTATGGTGGAAAAAGTATATGAACTTGAGACAAAAGTAAAAATACCTCATGGTTTAACAGAATCAGATTTAACAAGACCAGTTGTGCTTGTGAGAAATTTTGAAACAAAAGAAGTTGAATATGAAATATATGTTTTTGGAGAAAGAACTTTTGTTGTTCCTTTAAAGTCAAAAGAAAAAGAGAATGTAGTAATATCAATGATAAATAAAGTATTAGAGAGACATATACCAATGGAGAATGTTATTATTGAAGAAAATAATGAAGGTGTAGTAATAGGGATTCCTACAAATATAATTAATTATGCATTAAAAAGATGTAGAAAGAAAATTCAAAAAATTGAAGAAAAAATGGGAATAAGAATAATAATTAAACCTATTTAA
- a CDS encoding class I SAM-dependent methyltransferase family protein: protein MKERIVRKALEKIFSKEDLEKAITSIDIIGDIAIIKIPWEWENKKYEIGEAILSSLNGIKGVFRQISPVDPEYRVRGVEWLAGKKETITIHKEHGCLYKLDIAKVYFSPRLSFERLRIAKLVKEGEIIINMFAGIGTFSILIAKKSNPSRIFSIDKNPEAFKYMIENTIINKVYKKVFPILGDAKEVVKEFEGMADRILMPLPDLAIQYLPYAINSLKDYGWIHIYLHQESKNRKNAIVEAEKLLRRIINVKNINGRVVRSVGRKLYQVVLDLEISK, encoded by the coding sequence TTGAAAGAAAGGATTGTGAGAAAAGCTTTAGAAAAAATTTTTTCAAAAGAAGATTTAGAAAAAGCAATAACATCAATAGATATAATTGGAGATATTGCTATAATAAAAATCCCTTGGGAATGGGAGAATAAGAAATATGAAATAGGAGAAGCAATTTTATCTAGTTTAAATGGAATTAAAGGAGTATTTAGACAAATTAGTCCTGTAGATCCAGAATATAGAGTAAGAGGTGTAGAATGGCTAGCTGGTAAAAAAGAAACTATAACAATTCATAAAGAACATGGTTGTTTATATAAATTAGATATAGCAAAAGTATACTTTTCTCCAAGATTGTCTTTTGAAAGATTAAGAATAGCTAAATTAGTTAAAGAAGGAGAAATTATAATAAATATGTTTGCAGGTATTGGAACTTTTTCAATTTTAATAGCTAAAAAAAGTAATCCAAGTAGAATTTTTTCAATTGATAAAAATCCTGAAGCTTTTAAATATATGATTGAGAATACTATTATAAATAAAGTGTACAAAAAGGTATTTCCTATACTTGGAGATGCAAAAGAAGTAGTTAAAGAATTTGAAGGAATGGCTGATAGAATTCTCATGCCATTGCCAGATTTAGCAATTCAATATCTTCCATATGCTATTAATAGTTTAAAAGATTATGGATGGATTCATATTTATTTACATCAAGAAAGTAAAAATAGAAAAAATGCTATAGTAGAAGCTGAAAAACTTTTAAGAAGAATAATTAATGTTAAGAATATTAATGGAAGAGTTGTGAGAAGTGTGGGAAGAAAATTATATCAAGTAGTATTAGATTTGGAAATTTCGAAATGA
- the larE gene encoding ATP-dependent sacrificial sulfur transferase LarE: MKELENWFMNLKNVLIAYSGGLDSTLIAYIANKVLNNKAMAVTIKTLFIDEYELEYAIKKAKELGIKHKVVELNLPEILFENPRNRCYICKKYMIKKLKEIAKEEGYDLIIDGTNYDDLNENRLGIIALKEEGIRSPLAELRINKNKIKEISKELGLNYKKSSNTCLATRFPYGYKIKLEELKMVANAEKIIKEEGFENVRVRHFGNIAKIEVEKEYISRFMNEDLRERIINKLKFIGYKVITLDLEGYSSGKMEFI; this comes from the coding sequence ATGAAGGAATTAGAAAATTGGTTCATGAATTTAAAAAATGTATTAATAGCTTATTCAGGTGGTTTGGATAGTACATTAATAGCTTATATTGCAAATAAAGTTTTAAATAATAAAGCCATGGCAGTTACTATTAAAACACTATTTATAGATGAATATGAATTAGAATATGCTATTAAAAAAGCAAAGGAATTAGGAATTAAACATAAAGTTGTGGAATTAAATTTACCAGAAATTCTATTTGAAAATCCTAGAAATAGATGTTATATTTGTAAAAAATATATGATTAAAAAATTAAAAGAAATTGCAAAAGAAGAAGGATATGATTTAATTATTGATGGAACAAATTATGATGATTTAAATGAAAATAGATTAGGAATAATTGCTTTAAAAGAAGAAGGAATAAGAAGTCCTTTAGCTGAATTAAGGATAAATAAAAATAAAATTAAAGAAATTTCAAAAGAACTTGGATTAAATTATAAAAAATCAAGTAATACATGTTTAGCTACTAGATTTCCTTATGGATATAAAATAAAACTAGAAGAATTAAAAATGGTAGCTAATGCTGAAAAAATAATTAAAGAAGAAGGATTTGAAAATGTAAGAGTAAGACATTTTGGCAATATAGCAAAAATAGAAGTAGAAAAAGAATATATTTCAAGATTCATGAATGAAGATTTAAGAGAAAGAATTATAAATAAACTTAAATTTATTGGATATAAAGTAATTACATTAGATTTAGAAGGTTATTCGAGTGGAAAAATGGAATTTATTTAA
- a CDS encoding deoxyhypusine synthase family protein, producing MKYFKKKIDEIELKEEDLELREKLLSHPIIPLDLKKIITIKDLVENWKNCGIQSRNLAECAMVYENMLLDEDRPTIFLGLAGALIAGGLRKVISDMILKGIVDVIVSTGAILYQDYYIAQGYKHYKASSNIDDEKLRDLYIDRIYDAYVDEIGFVNCDEKIAEFCSTLEPKRYSTREFLYLLGSTLNDEESILYNAYKYGVPIFCPAIADSSIGISLAGYFKWAKEHGIETFVIDVMKDNYEIAQIILKSKKTGAIYIGGGVPKNYINDAAVMLDYTEGHHYAFQITTEPPHWGGLSGSTLDEAKSWGKICKKATRATVYVEATIALPLIVGYILQKGLYKNRKRLKFIWSEKGDLTIQY from the coding sequence TTGAAGTATTTTAAGAAAAAAATTGATGAAATTGAACTCAAGGAAGAGGATTTAGAATTAAGAGAAAAACTTCTCAGTCATCCCATAATACCATTAGATCTTAAAAAAATTATAACTATAAAAGATTTAGTAGAAAATTGGAAAAACTGTGGTATTCAATCTCGTAATTTAGCTGAATGTGCTATGGTTTATGAAAATATGTTATTAGATGAAGATAGACCAACTATTTTTCTAGGATTAGCTGGAGCTTTAATAGCTGGAGGTTTAAGAAAAGTTATAAGTGATATGATTCTTAAAGGAATTGTTGATGTTATTGTTTCTACAGGTGCTATATTATATCAAGATTACTATATAGCTCAAGGTTATAAACATTACAAAGCTTCTTCAAATATTGATGATGAAAAACTTAGAGATTTATATATTGATAGAATATATGATGCATATGTTGATGAAATTGGATTTGTTAATTGTGATGAAAAAATAGCTGAATTTTGTTCTACACTTGAGCCAAAAAGATATTCTACAAGAGAATTTCTTTATTTACTAGGATCTACTTTAAATGATGAAGAATCTATATTATATAATGCATATAAATATGGAGTTCCAATATTTTGTCCTGCTATTGCAGATAGTTCAATAGGAATAAGTTTAGCTGGTTACTTTAAATGGGCTAAGGAGCATGGAATTGAAACTTTTGTAATTGATGTAATGAAAGATAATTATGAAATTGCTCAAATAATATTGAAGTCTAAAAAAACTGGTGCAATATATATTGGAGGAGGGGTTCCTAAAAACTATATAAATGATGCTGCAGTTATGTTAGATTATACTGAAGGTCATCATTATGCTTTTCAAATAACTACTGAACCTCCACATTGGGGAGGATTGAGTGGAAGTACTTTAGATGAAGCTAAATCTTGGGGTAAAATATGTAAGAAGGCTACTAGAGCTACTGTTTATGTTGAAGCTACAATTGCACTACCTCTCATAGTTGGATATATACTTCAAAAAGGTCTTTATAAAAATAGAAAAAGATTAAAATTTATTTGGTCAGAAAAAGGAGATTTAACAATTCAATATTAA
- a CDS encoding homoserine kinase, which yields MSNKIKVTAPATIANLGPGFDLIGLALNEPRDFLEVTLEKEGNDVLEVQGIYANTISKNPEKNSAMVAGRAVLEKVGKEKYSIKMKLIKGVPPRIGLGSSGASSAAGAYAVNYLLGMPLNMEELLECAMKGEKAACGSPHADNVAPALFGGITLILSFNPIKVIKFEPITNVDIVVITPQLEIGDEKTRIAREILPKEISLHVMVNQMQSFANLIIGIMKKDLKTMGLGISGDFVIESARSKLIPKFYDLKKEALELGAYGFSISGAGPSMFAICPKNLSEYIGRKLVNILKNEGIDSKFSIHNNSKEGVIIVP from the coding sequence ATGTCAAATAAGATAAAAGTAACAGCCCCTGCTACAATTGCCAATTTAGGACCAGGATTTGATTTAATTGGTTTAGCTTTAAATGAACCTAGAGATTTTTTAGAAGTAACTTTAGAAAAAGAAGGAAATGATGTATTAGAAGTTCAAGGAATTTATGCAAATACAATTTCAAAAAATCCAGAGAAAAATTCAGCCATGGTTGCAGGAAGAGCTGTTCTTGAGAAAGTTGGTAAGGAAAAATATTCTATAAAAATGAAACTCATAAAAGGAGTGCCTCCAAGAATAGGTCTTGGAAGTTCTGGAGCTTCTTCTGCTGCAGGAGCTTATGCAGTTAATTACTTATTAGGAATGCCTCTTAATATGGAAGAATTACTTGAATGTGCTATGAAGGGTGAAAAAGCAGCTTGTGGTTCTCCTCATGCAGATAATGTTGCACCTGCTTTATTTGGCGGAATTACTTTGATATTATCATTTAATCCTATAAAAGTTATAAAATTTGAACCTATTACAAATGTAGACATAGTTGTAATAACACCTCAATTAGAAATAGGTGATGAAAAAACTAGAATTGCAAGAGAAATTTTGCCAAAAGAAATTTCTCTTCATGTTATGGTAAATCAAATGCAATCTTTTGCTAATCTTATTATAGGCATAATGAAAAAGGATTTAAAAACTATGGGATTAGGCATCTCAGGAGATTTTGTTATAGAATCTGCAAGATCGAAGTTAATTCCAAAATTTTATGATTTAAAAAAAGAGGCATTAGAATTGGGGGCATATGGATTTTCAATAAGTGGAGCAGGTCCTTCAATGTTTGCAATTTGTCCAAAAAATTTAAGTGAATATATAGGAAGGAAATTAGTAAATATTCTTAAGAATGAAGGAATTGACTCTAAATTTTCAATACACAATAATTCTAAGGAAGGTGTGATTATTGTACCCTAA
- the thrC gene encoding threonine synthase: MYPKSKLRCINCGKEYDSNEIVYTCRICNSLLEVIIEVPKISLKDMKKREFGVWRYREFIPIENDYEIITLKEGGTPLYECNRLAKLIGIKKLYIKYEGTNPTGSFKDRGMTVGVTKAKSLGSKAVACASTGNTSASLAAYAARAGLTCYVLLPADKVALGKLAQALMHGAKVISVRGNFDIALKIVMELSQKLDIYILNSVNPWRLEGQKTLAFEIVDQLGHVPDIVCVPMGNCGNISAIWKGFKEFYKSGIIDKLPRMFGVQAEGAAPVVNMLRKGYNTLIPVTHPETIATAIRIGNPVNWPKAVMALKESNGLYEAVSDEEIIEAQRLIATLEGIGVEPASAASLAGLRKAVLNGIISSDIEAVCICTGHLLKDPEEVLKVCGKPIEVPPDAKLMYQKFS, encoded by the coding sequence TTGTACCCTAAATCAAAATTGAGATGTATAAATTGTGGTAAAGAATATGATAGTAATGAAATAGTATATACTTGTAGAATTTGTAATTCTTTATTAGAAGTTATAATAGAAGTACCTAAGATATCATTAAAAGATATGAAAAAAAGAGAATTTGGTGTATGGCGTTATCGTGAATTTATACCAATAGAAAATGATTATGAAATTATAACTTTAAAAGAAGGTGGAACTCCACTTTATGAATGTAATAGATTAGCTAAATTAATTGGTATAAAGAAATTATATATAAAGTATGAAGGGACAAATCCTACAGGTAGTTTTAAGGATAGGGGAATGACTGTTGGAGTTACTAAAGCAAAAAGTTTAGGTTCAAAAGCAGTAGCTTGTGCTTCTACTGGAAATACATCAGCATCTTTAGCTGCATATGCAGCTAGAGCAGGATTGACTTGTTATGTATTATTACCTGCAGATAAAGTAGCCTTAGGTAAACTTGCTCAAGCATTAATGCATGGAGCAAAAGTAATATCAGTTAGAGGAAATTTTGATATTGCTCTTAAAATAGTAATGGAACTTTCTCAAAAATTGGATATTTATATTTTGAATAGTGTTAATCCATGGAGATTAGAAGGTCAAAAAACTTTAGCATTTGAAATTGTTGATCAACTAGGTCATGTACCAGATATTGTATGTGTACCCATGGGTAATTGTGGAAATATTTCAGCAATATGGAAAGGATTTAAAGAATTTTATAAATCAGGGATTATTGATAAATTGCCAAGGATGTTTGGTGTACAAGCAGAAGGAGCTGCTCCAGTTGTAAATATGTTGAGAAAAGGTTATAATACATTAATCCCCGTCACTCATCCAGAAACTATTGCAACTGCTATAAGAATTGGAAATCCAGTAAATTGGCCAAAGGCAGTAATGGCATTAAAAGAATCTAATGGACTTTATGAAGCAGTTTCAGATGAAGAAATTATTGAAGCTCAACGTTTAATAGCTACACTTGAAGGAATAGGAGTAGAACCTGCAAGTGCAGCTTCTTTAGCTGGATTAAGAAAAGCAGTATTAAATGGAATTATAAGTAGTGATATTGAAGCAGTATGTATTTGTACTGGGCATTTACTAAAGGATCCAGAAGAAGTTTTGAAAGTTTGTGGTAAACCTATAGAAGTTCCACCAGATGCTAAGTTAATGTATCAGAAATTCTCATAA
- a CDS encoding CBS domain-containing protein: protein MVNLTRPQKEIILALIEIYEQKKNFVKSKEIAMKIRKGEGTIRNIMPTLRALGLIESIPGPSGGYLPTSKAYECFNIPEHYRSINIPIFRKNGEATGAFVSDIIFKSVYSPDFCQALLKIIGKVSQLNIGEEIIVGPASSGRMIIEGKIIGRDELHGELLLEVINIVSIPKESVKNIMSKRLVYLTPNMSLREAAAIIYREFIRAAPIIDENNNLIGLLTSSDIAKCLSEGKIDITVKEAATRKPVTINLNEDILEAMNKMRKSSIGRLIVIDENGKPIGIITRTDLLSRIIKPFEMISVK from the coding sequence ATGGTTAATTTAACCCGACCTCAAAAAGAAATAATTCTTGCACTTATTGAAATTTATGAACAGAAAAAAAATTTTGTAAAAAGTAAGGAAATTGCTATGAAAATTAGAAAAGGAGAAGGTACTATAAGAAATATTATGCCTACTCTCAGAGCTTTAGGACTTATAGAATCCATACCTGGTCCTAGTGGAGGTTATTTACCAACTAGTAAAGCATATGAATGTTTTAATATTCCAGAACATTATAGATCTATTAATATTCCAATTTTTAGGAAAAATGGAGAAGCTACTGGTGCTTTTGTTTCTGATATTATTTTTAAGAGTGTTTATAGTCCTGATTTTTGTCAAGCATTATTAAAAATAATTGGTAAGGTTTCTCAATTAAATATTGGAGAAGAAATTATTGTAGGACCAGCTTCATCTGGAAGAATGATAATTGAAGGTAAAATAATAGGAAGAGATGAACTTCATGGTGAATTACTTCTTGAAGTTATAAATATTGTTAGTATACCTAAGGAATCTGTAAAGAATATAATGTCAAAAAGATTAGTATATTTAACTCCAAATATGTCTTTAAGAGAAGCAGCAGCAATTATATATAGAGAATTTATAAGAGCTGCACCTATTATTGATGAAAATAATAATTTAATTGGTTTATTAACAAGTTCAGATATAGCAAAATGTTTAAGCGAAGGTAAAATTGATATTACAGTTAAGGAAGCTGCTACTAGAAAACCTGTTACTATAAATTTAAATGAAGATATTTTAGAAGCAATGAATAAAATGCGTAAATCAAGTATAGGGAGATTAATTGTTATTGATGAGAATGGAAAACCTATTGGGATTATAACTCGAACTGATTTATTATCAAGAATTATAAAACCATTTGAAATGATATCTGTAAAATAA
- a CDS encoding ATP/GTP-binding protein has translation MVNLLIIGPAGSGKTMLTFSFGKWLEKEGYIVNYVNLDPGVENIPFNPNFDIRKLVRVYEIMKNENLGPNGALIRAAQIIEENSKEISEEINSLNGDYIIIDTPGQMEIFLFRDLGPLLSSYLNGRKASIFLIDSSFMRKMSDFITLKLMSLIVELRLNIPSIEIISKCDLLNNETLLLDTSKTIIGLTQELQEVLKMLEKKKRTIMVSSTKGIGFMELYSAINELFCICGDLT, from the coding sequence ATGGTTAATTTATTAATAATTGGACCTGCTGGTTCTGGAAAAACTATGCTTACATTCTCATTTGGAAAATGGCTTGAAAAAGAAGGTTATATTGTTAATTATGTAAATTTAGATCCAGGTGTAGAAAATATTCCATTTAATCCTAATTTTGATATAAGAAAATTAGTAAGAGTATATGAAATAATGAAAAATGAAAATCTTGGACCAAATGGTGCCCTCATAAGAGCTGCTCAAATTATTGAAGAAAATTCTAAAGAAATTTCAGAAGAAATTAATAGCCTAAATGGAGATTATATAATTATAGATACACCTGGTCAAATGGAAATATTTTTATTTAGAGATTTAGGTCCACTTTTATCAAGTTATTTAAATGGAAGAAAAGCCTCAATTTTTTTAATAGATTCATCATTTATGAGAAAAATGAGTGATTTTATAACACTTAAACTTATGAGTTTAATAGTAGAGCTTAGATTGAATATTCCTTCAATAGAAATAATAAGTAAGTGTGATTTATTAAATAATGAAACTTTGCTTCTAGATACTAGTAAAACTATAATTGGATTAACACAAGAACTTCAAGAAGTTTTAAAAATGCTTGAAAAGAAAAAGCGAACTATTATGGTATCTAGTACTAAAGGTATTGGATTTATGGAACTATATAGTGCAATAAATGAGCTTTTTTGTATTTGTGGTGATCTAACATAA
- a CDS encoding sodium:solute symporter translates to MNNFDILTIGITAAYFIAIALISIFGAKKAKTTADFIAASGQLGFWTYVLLMIGSVTSGMTIIGVAGLGFQSGWANLWERVIGPPFAISFCTLLIGYKMWSLRKKFQILTMQDYLAIRYEDSKWIRLIAGTISTATCFAYLIGQYTAIGVVSEVVLGIPYSIASFIALIVVIGYVISGGMFSTAWTTFLQALIMIIIAIVMAPMIIGWVGGWVALNELTSQVPILQKVVRGLSETYTFATFLDKPFGPAEMPLVGWVYNLTLFGLTVPLGLMVAPHIVNNVLCFKDVKYTRWGPLLMYVLSVPIILSTSLIGLAARVAWAQGKLQISSLTLEGGVVVAWSDMAFPTIAKAALPFEIFILLLPCVLAAVMSTTDRLLVTAASNVSYDIIKNVMKSNISDNALKWISRITIIVIGVTSWWLSLTPQPMLAWFIWAALSIMVNCFFWPIVGGLYWKRMNKHAARFGMLAGFIVTLISFWIWGRNIIIPNVVALYAVVPGFIASTLVTLITAFITKPHSEELLKETLTGAFIRTS, encoded by the coding sequence ATGAATAATTTCGATATACTTACCATTGGTATAACAGCAGCTTACTTTATTGCAATTGCATTAATTTCTATATTTGGTGCTAAAAAAGCAAAAACTACTGCTGATTTTATTGCAGCTTCTGGACAATTAGGATTTTGGACTTATGTATTATTAATGATAGGCTCTGTGACAAGTGGAATGACAATAATAGGAGTAGCAGGTCTTGGTTTTCAAAGTGGTTGGGCAAATCTTTGGGAAAGAGTAATAGGACCACCTTTTGCCATTTCCTTCTGTACTCTATTAATTGGTTATAAAATGTGGAGTTTAAGAAAGAAATTTCAAATACTTACAATGCAAGATTATTTAGCTATACGTTATGAAGATAGTAAATGGATAAGATTAATTGCTGGAACAATTTCTACTGCTACTTGCTTTGCTTACTTAATTGGTCAATATACAGCAATAGGAGTTGTAAGTGAAGTAGTCTTAGGAATACCATATTCAATAGCTTCTTTCATAGCATTAATAGTAGTTATAGGTTATGTTATTAGTGGTGGAATGTTTTCTACAGCATGGACAACATTCTTACAAGCTTTAATAATGATTATAATTGCTATAGTAATGGCACCTATGATAATAGGATGGGTTGGAGGATGGGTTGCTTTAAATGAACTTACTTCTCAAGTTCCAATATTACAAAAAGTTGTTAGAGGATTATCTGAAACTTATACTTTTGCAACATTCTTAGATAAACCATTCGGACCAGCAGAGATGCCACTAGTAGGATGGGTCTATAATTTAACACTCTTTGGACTTACAGTTCCATTAGGCTTAATGGTTGCACCACATATAGTTAATAATGTATTATGCTTTAAGGATGTTAAATACACAAGATGGGGACCATTATTAATGTATGTATTAAGTGTACCTATAATATTAAGTACATCATTAATAGGCTTAGCTGCTAGAGTAGCATGGGCACAAGGAAAGTTGCAAATATCTTCTTTAACACTTGAAGGTGGAGTTGTAGTAGCTTGGAGTGATATGGCTTTTCCAACAATAGCAAAAGCTGCTTTACCATTTGAAATTTTCATATTATTGTTGCCTTGTGTATTAGCAGCTGTGATGTCTACAACAGATAGACTTCTTGTAACTGCAGCAAGTAATGTTTCATATGATATAATTAAGAATGTTATGAAATCAAATATTTCAGATAATGCTCTAAAATGGATAAGTAGAATAACTATAATAGTAATAGGAGTAACCTCTTGGTGGTTATCTTTAACACCACAACCTATGCTTGCATGGTTTATATGGGCTGCTCTTTCAATAATGGTAAATTGCTTCTTCTGGCCAATTGTAGGTGGTTTATACTGGAAGAGAATGAATAAACATGCAGCAAGATTTGGAATGCTTGCAGGCTTTATTGTAACACTCATTTCATTCTGGATATGGGGTAGAAACATAATAATTCCTAATGTAGTAGCTTTATATGCAGTAGTTCCTGGATTTATTGCAAGTACATTAGTAACATTAATTACAGCTTTCATTACAAAACCTCATTCAGAAGAATTATTAAAAGAAACTTTAACAGGTGCTTTCATTAGAACTAGTTAA
- a CDS encoding AMP-binding protein, whose amino-acid sequence MARGFACVGARKGDIFQNTTSQGMFTGGLGLIQGAERFGITVIPFGSGSPEKQLEIMRDFGVTIFHAIPSFALRLIEVLETNDGFRNSLKLRIGILGAESWTKEMRKKIENGLEIEAFNNYGFAEVGGPGVAIECKFKSGLHIWEDHFLAEIIDPKTGEPLDMEEEGELVITPLTREAMPLIRYRTGDITKFIDDQCECGRTHIKIDWIKGRIDDMIKIRGIGLYPSTIEQIIASHKETNGNFLIVLSGIDDITIKLEVNNGVAGNTSLIEKLRQEIFNEIKKVTQLRTNIEILPPGTLPRSDGKAKRIMDLRRLE is encoded by the coding sequence ATGGCTAGAGGATTTGCATGTGTAGGAGCAAGAAAAGGTGATATATTTCAAAATACAACTTCACAAGGAATGTTTACTGGAGGACTTGGATTAATTCAAGGAGCAGAAAGATTTGGTATTACTGTAATTCCATTCGGTTCAGGAAGTCCTGAAAAACAATTAGAAATTATGCGAGATTTCGGTGTTACAATATTTCATGCAATACCTTCTTTTGCTTTACGTTTAATTGAAGTTCTTGAGACTAATGATGGATTTAGAAATTCACTTAAACTTAGAATTGGAATATTAGGTGCTGAGTCTTGGACTAAAGAAATGCGAAAGAAAATAGAAAATGGACTTGAAATAGAAGCATTTAATAATTATGGCTTTGCTGAGGTTGGAGGTCCAGGTGTTGCTATTGAATGTAAATTCAAATCTGGTTTACATATTTGGGAGGATCATTTTCTTGCTGAAATCATAGATCCAAAAACAGGAGAGCCTTTAGACATGGAAGAAGAAGGAGAACTTGTAATAACTCCACTTACAAGAGAAGCAATGCCATTGATTCGTTATAGAACAGGAGATATAACAAAATTCATAGATGATCAATGTGAATGTGGAAGAACTCATATAAAAATTGATTGGATAAAAGGTAGAATTGATGATATGATTAAAATTAGAGGTATTGGTCTTTATCCATCTACTATAGAACAAATAATAGCATCTCATAAAGAAACTAATGGAAACTTCTTAATAGTGCTTTCTGGCATTGATGATATAACCATAAAATTAGAAGTAAATAATGGAGTAGCAGGAAATACAAGCCTTATTGAAAAATTAAGACAAGAAATATTTAATGAAATTAAGAAAGTAACTCAACTTAGAACTAATATAGAAATTCTTCCTCCTGGTACATTACCAAGAAGTGATGGTAAAGCAAAAAGAATAATGGATTTAAGGAGGTTGGAATAA